The Candidatus Goldiibacteriota bacterium genome contains the following window.
CTGTAAAAGTAACGTAAAAAGATGCAAGCATAATAGGCCACATACCAAATAAAGGAGGGTCATCCGTAGGCCTCCACTGCTGCCCAAAAAGTGTATTTATAATTCCGTATTCTTTAAAAGCCGGCAAAGCAGTAACTATAAGCGTCATTGCTATCGCAAACAGAAAAAGGATTGACACAAAAGAAATGGAAGGAAGCATCTTTTCAAGAATATTTTTCTTCATACCTGCGTATGTTGTTGTCTTTGCCATTTTTATCTTCCTTAATATTATTTTATTTGAAATAATTATACTTTTTCTGTGTTGTGTGGGCGTTAATAAATTGTTAATTTTATGTTAAGGCTTATTTTTTAAAACAAACCCTAAACCGGCCGTATAACACACCCTGTTTTTGCCTTTTCTTTTAGCTTCATAAAGGCAGTTATCGGCAAGTTTAAGAAGGTCTTTATATTCAAAAGTTCCGGGCGTCAACGAAGCAATCCCGCAGCTTATTCCAACGGCCACGGGAGCCGGGCCATATTTAACATCCCATTTTTCAATATTTTTCCTTATCATATCCGCTGTCCTTCTGGCGGTATTTCCGTCGCATAAAGGGCATATTATCATAAATTCATCACCGCCAAACCTTCCCGGTACGTCCATGCTTCTTATCCCGTTTTTAATGAATAAAGCCACTGAAGCAAGAATATGATCGCCGCAGTCATGCCCATAGGTATCATTAATTCCCTTAAAATTATCTATGTCGGCAAGTATAAGCGCCAGGTTAATTTTATCTTTAAGGCATAATTCAAACCACTTCTTCAGTTCCAATTCCATATATTCTTTATTATACAGGCCGGTCAGATAGTCATAACTCATTTTCTGCTTAAGTTCATTATGATCGCTCTTTAATATATCATAACTTTCTTTCCACAGATTTGTAATACCCCTGTGTGTAACAATACCTTCTATCACGCCGTTTTTAATAACAGGAACCCTGCTTATCATATTAGCGTCCATAACAGCATATGCCAGCTCTGCCTGAATTCCCGGTTCCACGGCTATAACCCCGTTCTTCATAACTTCAGCGGCGCTTGACAACAAGGCGGCTTCTTTTTTTTTCGCAATATGTTCTATTATATCCGTCCTTGTTATAATTCCGTACGCTTTTCCTGCGTTGTTTACAACCACAGCCGCGCCGGACATGGACTCTGCCATTTTTTATATTACTTCTATAAGCAGCTCTGTATCACGCGCTGTCAGCACGGATTTAGACATTATATCACTGACTTTTATCCTTCTCATCCCCGTGTCCCCACATCCTTATTCCTTATAGCCGCTTAAAAAAAAACCGCGGCCGTGCTTTTAAGCACAAGCCGCGGCTTTAATTACTGAAATGTCTTATCTTACAGGAACATAACCCACTTCTTTAACAATCTGCTGCCCGTCCGCGCTCATTACAAAATCAATAAACTTTTTTGTAAGCCCTTCCGGTTCACCGTTAGTATACATAAAAAGCGGCCTTGCAACTTTGTACGTTCCATTTATTACATTGGCTTCCGTAGCCATTACGCCTTCAACTTTCAGTACTTTTAAGTCATCTGAAAGAAAAG
Protein-coding sequences here:
- a CDS encoding diguanylate cyclase, with amino-acid sequence MAESMSGAAVVVNNAGKAYGIITRTDIIEHIAKKKEAALLSSAAEVMKNGVIAVEPGIQAELAYAVMDANMISRVPVIKNGVIEGIVTHRGITNLWKESYDILKSDHNELKQKMSYDYLTGLYNKEYMELELKKWFELCLKDKINLALILADIDNFKGINDTYGHDCGDHILASVALFIKNGIRSMDVPGRFGGDEFMIICPLCDGNTARRTADMIRKNIEKWDVKYGPAPVAVGISCGIASLTPGTFEYKDLLKLADNCLYEAKRKGKNRVCYTAGLGFVLKNKP